A region from the Melioribacter roseus P3M-2 genome encodes:
- the cas1 gene encoding type II CRISPR-associated endonuclease Cas1, with protein MIKRTLYIGNPAYLSMKNNQLTIRYKENLVESESKNYGTAAASDIDDGWLEKRMKAADALSHTLPIEDIGIIVLDHRQITLTHGLLDSLLDNNAAIVICNKSHMPSGLFMPLEGNNEQTKIINAQIESSLPLKKQLWAQTIAAKIRNQAMMLKKRNVKINNMITWSKKVRSGDPDNYEGRAAAYYWKNFFPMIPDFIRDRYGEPPNNLLNYGYAILRAIIARAIVGSGMLPTLGIHHSNKYNAYCLADDIMEPYRPFVDNVVYSIVSNGENFYELDSSIKRQLLNIGTLDVIIGGKRSPLMIAAQRTSSSLARCFEGKARKITYPELET; from the coding sequence ATGATAAAACGAACATTATATATTGGCAATCCGGCATATCTTTCAATGAAGAATAATCAGTTAACGATAAGATATAAAGAAAATTTAGTGGAAAGCGAAAGCAAAAATTACGGAACCGCAGCTGCATCCGATATAGACGACGGATGGCTCGAAAAGCGAATGAAGGCGGCGGACGCCCTTTCTCATACACTACCAATAGAGGATATAGGCATTATTGTGCTGGATCACCGTCAAATTACTTTAACTCACGGGTTGCTCGATTCTCTTTTGGATAACAACGCCGCCATTGTAATCTGTAATAAGTCCCATATGCCCAGCGGTTTGTTTATGCCGCTGGAAGGCAATAACGAACAAACAAAGATTATCAATGCGCAAATTGAATCGTCTCTCCCGCTTAAAAAACAATTATGGGCTCAAACAATAGCGGCAAAAATCCGCAACCAAGCAATGATGCTGAAAAAGAGGAATGTCAAAATTAATAATATGATTACATGGTCTAAAAAAGTAAGATCCGGCGACCCGGATAATTACGAGGGCAGAGCGGCGGCTTACTACTGGAAAAACTTCTTCCCGATGATACCGGATTTTATAAGAGACCGATACGGAGAACCTCCGAATAATTTGCTTAATTATGGTTATGCAATACTTCGCGCCATTATTGCCAGGGCTATTGTGGGGTCGGGTATGTTGCCCACATTGGGAATTCATCACTCTAATAAATATAACGCATATTGCTTGGCGGACGATATTATGGAACCTTACAGACCGTTCGTCGACAATGTGGTTTATTCGATTGTGAGTAACGGCGAAAATTTTTATGAATTGGACAGCTCAATAAAAAGACAATTGTTGAATATCGGAACTTTGGATGTAATCATCGGAGGCAAAAGAAGTCCGTTAATGATTGCCGCGCAGAGAACTTCCTCTTCGCTAGCGCGTTGTTTTGAAGGAAAGGCTAGAAAGATTACTTATCCTGAACTTGAAACATAA
- the cas9 gene encoding type II CRISPR RNA-guided endonuclease Cas9 (Cas9, originally named Csn1, is the large, multifunctional signature protein of type II CRISPR/Cas systems. It is well known even to general audiences because its RNA-guided endonuclease activity has made it a popular tool for custom editing of eukaryotic genomes.): protein MDTADHILERLRTVNFSENKIQNVSDEAIPKQILKSFIKKKSYEELIKGLNTYQAAYLLYGRHSEKEEIRCDSPKEYGKVVLKMLKPGELRNPLVESVMRETCSLVKEVWDKYGRIDEIHVELGRELKNNSKQRELISKAQKNNFDEKLKAKKILTELLNETAFEHYDEEGNKIISGFTVKPNPDNPKDIERFRLWKDQASVNEQDWNGKVKSEKIPTEQQLKKYILWLNQNCRSPYTGKIIPLSKLFDGNEYEIEHIIPRSKMKNDAMSNLIIAERIVNKAKGNELAANFISASNGYCSYEGKDIKIFTYDEYKHFVDDTFKNNRAKRKNLLATEVPDDFIERQINDTRYIGKKLGELLRPVLAEPNNMIFTVGSITSELKDNWGLNDVWKRLLKPRFERLEKILGQKLIYEYEDEYGNKKFGFKLSVNEKLEKNGIKRLDHRHHALDAIVIAATTREHIRYLNTLNASDTNEEIRKYRLTLCKRKIRDFKPPWNNFARDVKDSLESCVISFKENTPIVTKPYNKYEKWEIKNGKPVKIKEKQIKDGNGRWLAVRKSMFKEPQGIIWIKEKRNVPVLEAFKVQIERMKVERDPEKRRLAGYVYDRLARGLIKNIIDKIGGDIEDSDRLLTEVKKYLKKNSKKVDTGKIKKNGKNEYKTVYILDNYEFENIEIAEFVEYAAKRVSLDKSFTHDKINKIPYAKEGKSPLADLLHEHLSRYNDNATEAFSGEGLEALTKKAGKRIEKVTIHEKKSPDDKFGNKYVEVDKGAIAYFIIYENETTKERPEKYSLATHKAIERLIEGKSIAEIKEGFKTIILSPNDLVYVPTEEEQKKIKTNHPSPIDWDNKKEISERIYRMVSSSKSVCQFIQHRIANAIIPSNPKEKIKGEIDWHDKSPKTMDGKFNIADCCIKIQVDRLGNIKPLM from the coding sequence TTGGATACGGCCGATCATATATTAGAAAGATTAAGAACGGTAAATTTTAGCGAAAATAAAATCCAAAATGTATCCGACGAAGCAATCCCGAAACAAATATTAAAAAGTTTTATTAAGAAAAAATCGTACGAAGAGCTTATTAAGGGTTTGAACACTTATCAGGCGGCTTATTTGTTATACGGCAGACATTCGGAAAAAGAAGAAATTCGATGCGATTCTCCAAAAGAATATGGAAAGGTAGTACTAAAAATGCTTAAACCGGGCGAGTTGCGCAATCCTTTGGTAGAATCGGTAATGCGCGAAACATGTTCGTTGGTAAAAGAAGTGTGGGATAAATACGGTAGGATAGACGAAATTCATGTGGAGCTGGGTAGAGAACTAAAAAATAATTCTAAACAGCGCGAATTAATAAGCAAAGCGCAAAAAAATAATTTTGACGAAAAATTAAAAGCAAAAAAAATATTAACCGAGCTGCTTAACGAAACAGCGTTTGAACATTATGACGAAGAAGGCAATAAAATTATTTCGGGATTTACAGTAAAACCGAATCCCGACAATCCGAAAGACATCGAACGCTTCCGTTTGTGGAAAGACCAGGCGTCGGTTAATGAACAAGACTGGAACGGCAAAGTTAAATCCGAAAAAATACCAACCGAACAACAATTGAAAAAATATATTCTTTGGCTGAATCAAAATTGTCGTTCTCCTTATACGGGTAAAATAATTCCTCTTAGCAAACTTTTCGACGGAAACGAATATGAAATTGAGCACATTATTCCCCGTTCAAAAATGAAAAACGACGCAATGAGCAATTTGATTATTGCGGAACGTATTGTCAACAAGGCAAAAGGAAATGAACTTGCCGCAAACTTTATAAGCGCCAGTAACGGTTATTGTTCTTACGAAGGGAAAGATATTAAGATTTTTACCTACGATGAATATAAGCATTTTGTAGACGATACATTTAAAAACAATCGCGCTAAAAGAAAAAATCTGCTGGCGACTGAAGTTCCCGATGATTTTATCGAAAGACAAATAAACGACACTCGCTATATCGGGAAAAAATTAGGGGAGCTTTTGCGTCCTGTTTTGGCAGAGCCAAATAATATGATTTTTACGGTCGGCTCCATTACTTCGGAGCTTAAAGATAATTGGGGATTGAACGACGTATGGAAAAGATTGTTAAAACCGAGATTTGAAAGATTGGAAAAAATACTTGGGCAAAAATTAATCTATGAATATGAAGACGAATACGGAAATAAAAAATTCGGTTTTAAATTAAGCGTTAATGAAAAATTAGAAAAAAACGGCATAAAACGTCTGGATCACAGACATCATGCTTTGGACGCGATAGTAATAGCCGCCACAACCCGGGAGCATATTCGTTATTTAAACACGCTTAATGCCTCTGATACAAATGAAGAAATCAGAAAATACAGATTGACCTTATGCAAAAGAAAAATAAGAGATTTTAAACCGCCGTGGAATAATTTTGCCCGGGACGTAAAAGATTCGCTCGAATCATGCGTGATTTCATTTAAAGAAAACACTCCGATTGTTACAAAACCTTATAACAAATATGAGAAATGGGAAATAAAAAACGGAAAACCCGTAAAAATAAAAGAAAAACAAATAAAAGACGGAAACGGAAGATGGCTGGCTGTGCGCAAATCAATGTTTAAAGAACCTCAAGGTATTATATGGATAAAAGAAAAACGGAACGTGCCTGTTTTGGAAGCTTTCAAAGTTCAAATAGAAAGAATGAAAGTTGAACGCGATCCTGAAAAAAGAAGATTAGCCGGTTATGTATATGATAGATTGGCGCGGGGATTAATTAAAAATATCATTGATAAAATTGGCGGCGATATAGAAGATTCGGATAGACTTTTGACAGAGGTTAAAAAATACTTGAAGAAGAACTCTAAAAAGGTTGACACCGGCAAGATTAAAAAGAACGGGAAAAATGAATATAAAACTGTTTACATCCTCGATAATTATGAATTTGAGAATATTGAAATTGCTGAATTTGTTGAATATGCCGCTAAAAGAGTATCGCTGGATAAATCATTCACCCATGACAAAATAAATAAAATTCCATATGCTAAAGAGGGAAAATCGCCTTTAGCCGATTTATTGCACGAACACCTCTCTCGTTATAATGACAACGCTACAGAGGCTTTCTCCGGAGAAGGGTTAGAAGCTTTAACAAAGAAGGCGGGCAAGAGAATTGAAAAAGTAACTATTCATGAAAAGAAATCACCCGACGATAAATTCGGAAATAAATATGTGGAAGTTGATAAAGGAGCTATAGCCTATTTTATTATTTACGAAAACGAAACGACAAAAGAACGCCCCGAAAAGTATTCGTTGGCAACCCATAAGGCAATAGAAAGATTGATAGAAGGAAAATCAATAGCGGAGATAAAAGAGGGATTTAAAACTATTATTTTATCTCCAAATGATTTGGTTTACGTTCCAACCGAAGAGGAGCAAAAGAAAATAAAAACAAACCATCCTTCGCCGATAGACTGGGATAACAAGAAGGAAATTTCTGAAAGAATATATAGAATGGTTAGTAGTTCAAAAAGCGTCTGTCAATTCATTCAGCATCGTATTGCAAACGCTATTATACCTTCGAATCCGAAAGAAAAAATAAAAGGAGAAATTGATTGGCATGATAAATCTCCCAAAACAATGGACGGCAAATTTAACATTGCTGATTGTTGCATAAAAATCCAGGTCGACAGGTTGGGTAATATAAAACCATTAATGTGA
- the cas2 gene encoding CRISPR-associated endonuclease Cas2, with amino-acid sequence MRFNEYRIMWILVFFDLPTETALEKKAYARFRKELLKDGFTMFQFSIYIRHCPSRENMNVHVKRIKKMLPAKGHVGILKITDKQFGMMEIFYGKKKESGFVEPHQLELF; translated from the coding sequence ATGAGATTTAACGAATATAGAATCATGTGGATTCTCGTTTTTTTTGACTTGCCCACCGAAACCGCTCTCGAAAAGAAAGCATACGCCAGATTCAGAAAGGAATTGTTGAAGGACGGATTTACGATGTTTCAGTTTTCAATTTATATTCGCCATTGTCCCAGCAGGGAAAATATGAATGTTCACGTTAAACGTATTAAAAAGATGCTTCCGGCTAAGGGACACGTGGGAATACTTAAAATTACGGACAAACAATTCGGAATGATGGAAATATTTTATGGAAAAAAGAAAGAAAGCGGTTTTGTGGAACCTCATCAGCTGGAATTGTTTTAA
- a CDS encoding serine hydrolase codes for MKTRNFLLILIFLSGHVLHAQSDKLKQLDEYIQNSMADWEMPGFAVSIVKDDSVIFAKGYGVREFGKDEKVDPNTLFVIASCSKAFTTAALAILVDRGKINWDDKVIDYLPDFQMYDPWVTNEITIRDLVTHRSGLATFSGDFLWLGSNYDRKEVIRRARRLKPVSSFRSKYGYQNIMFITAAEIIKAVTDTSWGDFIKEHFLVPLKMVNTNTSYKELAVSENKARAHYKKDGEIKVYTDIQKDNASGALGINSSVNDLAQWIRLQLNRGKIDSLVIFSEEQSKEMWSNHTAFGEMNYGLGWFIRYRNGKRMLYHGGGMPGMISTVALIPEENFGFALLSNMETGMVSAIRDYIVDLFTSVEPKDYNKIMLEKWEERLQKYEDELKRREEVRVKNTSPSLPLEKYCGKYEDKMYGEAKVSMKDGNLFLQFIPTPTFRGVLNHYHYDTFFIDWEDEFLTRGWIKFDMDFEGNVKRFTLEVPNSPDFIFTELLFEKKN; via the coding sequence ATGAAGACAAGAAACTTTCTGTTAATCCTCATCTTTCTGTCCGGGCATGTTTTACATGCTCAATCGGACAAGCTGAAACAACTCGACGAATACATTCAAAATTCAATGGCAGACTGGGAGATGCCCGGTTTTGCGGTTTCGATAGTAAAAGACGATTCGGTTATTTTTGCCAAAGGATACGGAGTAAGAGAGTTCGGCAAAGACGAGAAAGTCGATCCAAACACCCTTTTTGTAATTGCTTCCTGTTCGAAAGCATTTACAACCGCAGCGCTTGCAATCCTGGTAGACAGAGGGAAAATAAATTGGGACGACAAAGTGATCGACTATCTTCCCGATTTTCAGATGTATGACCCGTGGGTTACAAATGAAATTACAATTCGCGATCTTGTAACGCACCGGAGCGGATTGGCTACATTCAGCGGCGATTTTCTGTGGCTCGGTTCGAATTACGATCGGAAGGAAGTCATTCGACGAGCGCGGCGCCTTAAACCGGTTTCGAGTTTTCGTTCGAAATACGGATATCAAAATATTATGTTTATTACGGCGGCGGAAATTATCAAAGCCGTAACCGATACTTCGTGGGGAGATTTTATAAAAGAGCATTTCCTGGTTCCCTTGAAAATGGTCAACACAAACACGTCGTACAAAGAACTTGCCGTTTCCGAAAACAAAGCGAGGGCTCATTACAAAAAAGACGGCGAGATTAAAGTTTATACCGACATTCAAAAAGACAATGCAAGCGGCGCGCTCGGAATCAATTCTTCGGTTAACGATTTGGCTCAGTGGATTCGTCTTCAGCTCAATCGAGGTAAAATCGACAGTCTCGTAATTTTCAGCGAAGAGCAGTCGAAAGAAATGTGGTCGAATCATACCGCCTTTGGCGAAATGAATTACGGCTTGGGCTGGTTTATAAGATACCGAAACGGAAAACGGATGCTCTATCACGGAGGCGGTATGCCGGGTATGATTTCGACCGTGGCGCTAATACCTGAAGAAAATTTCGGCTTTGCCCTATTGAGCAATATGGAAACGGGAATGGTATCCGCCATACGCGATTATATAGTCGATTTGTTTACGAGCGTAGAACCGAAAGATTATAATAAAATAATGTTAGAAAAATGGGAAGAGCGCCTTCAAAAGTACGAAGACGAACTCAAAAGACGGGAAGAAGTCAGAGTTAAAAACACATCGCCTTCGCTTCCGCTCGAAAAATATTGCGGCAAATACGAAGATAAAATGTACGGCGAAGCCAAAGTAAGCATGAAAGACGGCAATCTCTTTTTGCAATTTATTCCCACGCCTACTTTCAGGGGCGTTCTGAATCATTATCATTACGACACTTTCTTTATCGATTGGGAAGACGAATTTTTGACGCGCGGTTGGATAAAATTTGACATGGACTTCGAAGGAAACGTAAAGCGGTTCACCCTGGAAGTTCCCAATTCCCCCGATTTTATTTTCACGGAATTATTGTTCGAAAAGAAAAATTAA
- a CDS encoding gamma-butyrobetaine hydroxylase-like domain-containing protein: MRPLRIELHKQDYLEIEWDDGKIHKYPLKFLRDESPDAGNKGETILWKHYAPPPKGPEKPGMYEIESITPVGNYAIQIKWKDGYDYGIYSWEALRKFGEYLELKDNLHQDFDNH; this comes from the coding sequence ATGAGACCATTAAGGATAGAATTACACAAACAGGATTATTTGGAAATCGAGTGGGACGACGGAAAGATTCATAAATATCCTTTAAAATTTTTGAGGGACGAATCGCCCGACGCCGGCAATAAAGGCGAAACGATTTTATGGAAGCATTACGCCCCGCCGCCGAAAGGTCCGGAAAAACCCGGCATGTACGAGATTGAAAGCATTACTCCCGTCGGCAATTACGCAATTCAAATAAAATGGAAAGACGGATACGACTACGGTATTTACTCGTGGGAAGCGCTGCGTAAATTCGGCGAATATCTTGAACTGAAAGACAATCTTCATCAGGATTTCGATAATCACTGA
- the cas9 gene encoding type II CRISPR RNA-guided endonuclease Cas9 (Cas9, originally named Csn1, is the large, multifunctional signature protein of type II CRISPR/Cas systems. It is well known even to general audiences because its RNA-guided endonuclease activity has made it a popular tool for custom editing of eukaryotic genomes.) yields the protein MKKVLGLDIGTNSIGAALLNLPEHFENYGKEGSIEWCTSRIIPTEADYLQKFEEGAPVVTKAAARRQKRGSRRLKHRYKLRRTKLIRLFKIMNWLPEDFPLDNTKKIKEIIREQGAFVFRISDYAPISDDSYREFYKSFGYKDEELNEIIEEIKYRDTHKGKKRNDDIKLLPKDWAVYYLRKKGLSKKLTKDEIVRILYLFNQRRGFKSGRKDLEDTSLIDRSEFKQRLIIEDKGDFCEFQVKDEFKKDKCEIKFVSITKVSRIEETSETGRKGLKKFKIYLEDKSIMPYEVERKEKPQWEGNEFTFIVTQKIENGKFKQNTPQQPTENDWALCTTALNDKISSKHPGEFFFDELVNAHREGKDYKIRQYPVYRWRYEKELEAIWNKQCELNEELRKLNNNKDLIKKIIESFYPTQSKYNLHKAKELISKDLFHIISKDIIYFQRELKSQKNLIGECQYEKRKGIDGETYGLKCIPKSSPVFQEFRIWQDIHNIRLIRKEYTDEKGRRVLEVDETKSYINDNVKEKLFDLMNNKENVTEKDLLLVINECNESKPIKIDRKSKESSHYINLFRNRDILKGNETKHRYKKLFKNLEIDGNYIIEDETLLFKLWHADYSHDLADKEK from the coding sequence ATGAAAAAAGTATTGGGACTCGATATCGGCACAAATTCAATCGGAGCCGCTTTGCTGAATTTGCCGGAGCATTTTGAGAATTATGGCAAAGAAGGAAGTATTGAATGGTGTACAAGCAGAATTATTCCAACGGAGGCAGACTATCTTCAGAAATTTGAAGAGGGCGCTCCTGTTGTAACAAAAGCCGCCGCACGCAGACAAAAAAGAGGAAGCAGAAGATTAAAACATCGTTACAAGTTAAGAAGAACCAAGTTGATTAGGTTATTTAAAATAATGAATTGGCTGCCGGAAGATTTTCCGCTTGATAATACAAAAAAAATAAAAGAAATAATTAGGGAACAAGGGGCGTTCGTTTTTCGAATAAGCGATTACGCCCCGATTTCCGATGACAGTTATCGTGAATTTTATAAAAGTTTCGGCTACAAAGATGAAGAACTAAATGAAATAATTGAAGAAATAAAATACAGAGACACGCATAAAGGTAAAAAGAGAAATGATGATATTAAACTGTTGCCAAAAGATTGGGCCGTGTATTATCTAAGAAAGAAGGGATTGTCAAAAAAACTTACAAAAGATGAAATTGTTAGAATACTGTACTTATTTAATCAAAGGAGAGGATTTAAGAGCGGCAGGAAAGACTTGGAGGATACATCGCTTATCGATCGCTCGGAATTCAAACAAAGATTAATTATCGAGGACAAAGGCGACTTTTGTGAATTCCAAGTTAAAGACGAATTTAAAAAAGATAAGTGTGAAATAAAATTTGTTTCGATAACTAAAGTAAGCAGAATCGAGGAGACGAGCGAAACAGGAAGAAAAGGACTGAAAAAATTTAAGATATATCTCGAAGATAAATCTATTATGCCCTATGAAGTAGAAAGAAAAGAAAAGCCTCAATGGGAGGGAAACGAATTTACCTTTATAGTAACGCAGAAAATTGAAAACGGAAAGTTTAAGCAAAATACTCCGCAACAACCTACGGAAAACGACTGGGCTTTGTGCACAACGGCTCTCAATGATAAAATATCATCCAAGCATCCGGGAGAATTCTTTTTTGACGAACTGGTCAACGCGCACAGAGAAGGCAAAGATTATAAGATTCGTCAATATCCCGTGTACCGTTGGCGATATGAAAAAGAATTGGAGGCTATCTGGAACAAACAGTGCGAACTCAACGAAGAATTGAGAAAATTAAATAACAATAAAGACCTGATTAAAAAAATAATTGAGAGCTTTTATCCGACGCAGTCAAAGTACAATTTGCATAAAGCTAAAGAACTTATTTCCAAAGATTTGTTTCATATTATAAGTAAAGATATTATCTATTTCCAAAGGGAATTAAAGTCGCAAAAAAATCTTATTGGAGAATGTCAATATGAAAAAAGAAAAGGAATAGACGGCGAAACCTACGGATTAAAATGTATTCCTAAATCGTCTCCGGTTTTCCAGGAATTTCGCATATGGCAGGATATTCATAATATAAGATTAATAAGAAAAGAATATACGGACGAAAAAGGCAGAAGAGTTCTGGAAGTGGACGAAACAAAATCGTACATAAACGACAATGTAAAAGAGAAATTGTTTGATTTGATGAATAATAAAGAAAATGTTACGGAAAAAGACTTGCTGTTGGTCATTAATGAGTGTAACGAATCCAAACCCATAAAAATTGATAGAAAATCTAAAGAATCTTCGCATTATATAAACCTTTTCAGAAACAGAGATATATTAAAAGGCAACGAGACAAAACATCGTTACAAAAAACTTTTTAAAAACCTAGAAATTGACGGGAATTATATAATAGAAGACGAAACGCTGCTATTCAAGTTGTGGCATGCGGATTATTCGCATGATTTAGCCGATAAAGAAAAGTAA
- a CDS encoding cytidylate kinase-like family protein, whose protein sequence is MKVLGAYEKARIYIEKHYRDSEEARIHHRKLNPGPVITISRETGVGAAVICEKLVEYFNKRAIEGYDDWAYFDKALIEKIMEDHQLPDHFRKYLHEEKPPKIETWFGELLGVTPSKILLLRKISQTILKLADFGNVIIVGRGANIITAKRKNAFHIRLVAPLSYRIENACRLYNLDYKKAADFIREEDDARKQYIWKFFHKNIEDPLLYHAVINTNLMNPDEIAEMIGQCIVRKFPNFFSKEKILSLSA, encoded by the coding sequence ATGAAGGTTCTCGGGGCATACGAAAAAGCTCGCATTTATATTGAAAAGCATTACAGGGATTCGGAAGAGGCGCGAATTCATCACCGGAAATTAAATCCCGGTCCGGTAATCACAATTTCGAGGGAAACCGGAGTCGGAGCCGCGGTAATCTGCGAAAAGCTCGTGGAATATTTCAACAAAAGGGCAATCGAGGGTTACGACGATTGGGCGTATTTCGACAAAGCATTGATAGAAAAAATAATGGAAGACCATCAACTGCCCGATCATTTCAGAAAATATTTACACGAAGAAAAACCTCCCAAAATCGAAACGTGGTTCGGCGAACTGCTGGGAGTTACGCCTTCGAAAATTCTTTTGCTCAGAAAAATATCCCAGACAATATTAAAATTAGCCGACTTCGGCAATGTAATTATCGTGGGCAGAGGCGCAAACATCATTACCGCCAAAAGAAAAAACGCGTTTCACATTCGACTGGTTGCGCCTTTGTCTTACAGAATTGAAAACGCATGCCGCCTTTATAATCTCGATTACAAAAAAGCGGCGGACTTTATTCGCGAAGAAGACGATGCGCGCAAACAGTATATCTGGAAATTCTTCCATAAAAATATCGAAGACCCGCTTCTTTATCATGCAGTTATTAACACCAATTTAATGAACCCGGACGAAATAGCAGAAATGATCGGTCAGTGTATCGTGCGTAAATTCCCCAATTTCTTTTCCAAGGAAAAAATTTTATCTCTCTCGGCATAA
- a CDS encoding alpha/beta hydrolase family protein, with protein MKILLMILISFTTLFAQDVKEELKALKNSSESLDHRLDVLEKKIDDVIWFQRVGDVAFIDKVFLTGPPLWKEKNPTGQGAGNPVKFWSYIFIPKGIDYSQKYPVIVFPHGGVHANFSTYYTHIIRELIYQKYIVVAAEYRGSTGYGKSFYEKIDYGGLEIEDVNASRQFVLENYDFADKDRVGIIGWSHGGLIALMNVFEHPENYKVCFAGVPVSDLIARMGYKDDSYRALYSADYHIGQTADENVNEYRRRSPAWNAEKLKTPLLIHTNTNDEDVNVLEVEHLIKSLKAAGKKFEYEIFKDMPGGHSFDRLDTKAARQIRIKIYGFLDKYLDPPVKIKRLEDINKAAYLP; from the coding sequence ATGAAAATTTTACTTATGATTTTAATTTCATTTACAACGTTATTCGCTCAGGATGTCAAAGAAGAACTGAAAGCTCTCAAAAACAGCAGCGAATCGTTGGATCATCGGCTCGACGTACTCGAAAAAAAGATCGACGATGTTATATGGTTCCAGCGTGTGGGCGATGTGGCGTTTATCGACAAAGTCTTCCTGACGGGACCTCCTCTTTGGAAAGAAAAAAATCCGACCGGACAGGGCGCAGGCAATCCCGTTAAATTCTGGTCTTATATCTTCATCCCCAAAGGAATCGATTATTCCCAAAAGTATCCCGTAATTGTATTTCCGCACGGGGGGGTACATGCAAACTTCAGCACTTACTACACGCATATCATCAGAGAATTGATTTATCAAAAATATATAGTAGTGGCGGCGGAATACCGCGGAAGCACAGGATACGGAAAATCCTTTTATGAAAAAATCGATTACGGCGGTCTCGAAATCGAAGACGTTAACGCCAGCAGGCAATTTGTTCTGGAAAATTACGACTTTGCGGACAAAGACCGCGTCGGTATTATCGGCTGGAGCCACGGCGGATTGATTGCATTGATGAACGTCTTCGAACATCCGGAAAATTATAAGGTCTGCTTTGCGGGCGTTCCCGTAAGCGATCTGATTGCACGAATGGGATACAAAGACGACAGCTACAGAGCTCTCTATTCGGCTGACTATCATATCGGACAAACAGCCGATGAAAACGTTAACGAATACAGACGACGTTCGCCCGCGTGGAATGCGGAAAAATTAAAAACGCCTCTTTTGATTCATACGAATACAAACGACGAAGACGTTAACGTTCTGGAAGTGGAGCATCTTATTAAATCGTTAAAAGCCGCCGGTAAAAAATTCGAGTACGAAATTTTCAAAGATATGCCGGGAGGACATTCGTTTGACCGGCTCGATACAAAAGCTGCGCGCCAAATCAGAATTAAGATTTACGGCTTTCTCGATAAATATCTCGATCCGCCGGTCAAAATAAAAAGATTAGAGGACATCAACAAAGCGGCGTATCTACCGTAA
- a CDS encoding YbhB/YbcL family Raf kinase inhibitor-like protein, which produces MKFELISPAFENEGMIPVRYTCDGENVSPPLKWNNIPEGAKSLALINDDPDAPAGDWIHWILYNIPPEIDYLPEGASNKKQIPPNSVEGLNDWGLNSYGGPCPPSGIHRYYFKLYALDTVLTADDKMTKKKLLGLMKGHILGEAVLMGKYKRAR; this is translated from the coding sequence ATGAAATTCGAATTGATTTCGCCGGCCTTCGAAAACGAAGGCATGATACCCGTCCGTTATACATGCGACGGAGAAAACGTTTCGCCTCCCTTGAAATGGAACAACATACCCGAAGGCGCCAAATCGCTTGCATTGATAAACGACGACCCCGACGCTCCTGCAGGCGACTGGATACATTGGATATTGTATAATATTCCTCCCGAGATCGATTATCTTCCCGAAGGAGCTTCGAACAAGAAACAAATTCCTCCGAATTCTGTCGAAGGACTGAACGATTGGGGACTTAATTCGTACGGAGGTCCGTGTCCGCCTTCAGGAATTCATCGTTACTATTTCAAACTCTACGCGCTCGATACGGTTTTAACAGCCGACGATAAAATGACGAAGAAAAAACTGCTCGGATTGATGAAAGGGCATATTTTAGGCGAAGCCGTACTGATGGGAAAATACAAGCGAGCTCGTTGA